A region of Streptomyces sp. TG1A-60 DNA encodes the following proteins:
- a CDS encoding GNAT family N-acetyltransferase, which translates to MSDLHIRSATLSDIDTVLHFWCEAAEGTSISDDHDGVARLVTTDPEALLLAERDGLLTGTVIAGFDGWRCSAYRLAVHPDHRRQGIATALLEAAEQRFAALGGRRVDAMVLEANEQAHHTWAAAGYHREDHWRRWVKPL; encoded by the coding sequence ATGAGCGATCTCCACATCCGCAGCGCCACCCTCTCGGACATCGATACCGTGTTGCACTTCTGGTGCGAAGCCGCGGAAGGCACGAGCATCAGCGACGACCACGACGGAGTGGCCCGACTCGTCACGACAGACCCCGAAGCCCTGCTCCTCGCAGAGCGCGACGGTCTCCTCACGGGAACCGTCATAGCCGGCTTCGATGGATGGCGATGCTCCGCCTACCGACTCGCCGTACACCCCGACCACCGCCGGCAAGGCATCGCCACCGCCCTCCTGGAAGCCGCCGAACAACGCTTCGCCGCCCTCGGCGGGCGACGCGTCGACGCCATGGTCCTGGAAGCCAACGAACAGGCCCACCACACATGGGCCGCCGCTGGCTACCATCGCGAGGACCACTGGCGGCGCTGGGTCAAACCCCTGTAA
- a CDS encoding MerR family transcriptional regulator, whose amino-acid sequence MTADDSFGRLDDDDYPAYTMGRAAEMLGTTPNFLRAIGEARLITPLRSAGGHRRYSRYQLRIAARARELVDHGTPIEAACRIVILEDQLEEAQRINAEHRRAAGSPNPPAAA is encoded by the coding sequence ATGACAGCAGACGATTCCTTCGGCCGTCTCGACGACGATGATTACCCCGCCTACACCATGGGCCGGGCTGCCGAGATGCTCGGCACCACCCCCAACTTCCTCCGCGCCATCGGTGAGGCCAGGCTGATCACCCCGCTCCGCTCGGCGGGCGGACACCGCCGCTACTCCCGTTACCAACTGCGCATCGCGGCCCGCGCCCGGGAACTCGTCGACCACGGCACCCCCATCGAGGCCGCCTGCCGCATCGTCATTCTGGAAGACCAGCTCGAAGAGGCCCAGCGCATCAACGCCGAACACCGCCGTGCCGCCGGATCACCCAACCCCCCGGCCGCGGCATGA
- a CDS encoding FtsX-like permease family protein has translation MLKATLRSFLAHKGRLLLSALAIVLSVAFVAGSLIFSDTVTRTFDRLFASTSADVTVGPRDDDLSGQLPTGAVQTVPASLAQRVAGIDGVADTHVDAAVENITIVDSGNESVGPTTGAPTIATNWYVTDRSPVELTSGHAPEGPDQALLDADTAKNKDVEIGDTLTVLAQPGSFEVRIVGIATFTTTNPGAALVFLDTPTAQARLLGDPDAATSISVTAAPDVSDAQLKQRIADELGPRTYEYQTADEQAESAAASLGGFLDVIKYVMLGFAGIATLVGIFLIVNTFSMLIAQRTRELGLLRALGADRRQVRRSVLAEAALLGLVGSTLGLAAGIGLAFGLIELMGLLGMNLKSTEMVIGVGTPVAAYVVGLGVTFVAAYLPARRAATVSPMAALSDAETAGMGRPLRVRALVGGIVAAAGAAALVGCVVSSDTGSAAAFLGLGVVLTLVATVIAGPLLVRPVIRVLGGAFPALFGSVGRMSQRNALRNPRRTGATAAALMVGIALVGGMSVASASMTESFDDEIDKTLGADFVVQNQNFTPFPQEVTDKIRATEGTGLVVRQRFTPVAVRLPDGERVETTAAAYDSRLDEVANVTYAEGDSAAALADGSIAMDVEFARDHDVTLGDTIPVRFPAGKNAELRVGALTDQDTADGFGMRGGLYFGMGTIEKYVPDGQDSALYVNAASGVGADELRADLERTLEAYPQVQVRDQADYKELVRGQIAVLLYLVYALLGLAIVIAVLGVVNTLALSVVERTREIGLLRAIGLSRRQLRRMIRLESVVIAVFGAVLGLALGLVWGVCVQQVLALQGMKALAIPWGTVIAVVIGSAVVGVVAALLPALRASRMNVLAAIAHE, from the coding sequence GTGCTGAAGGCGACCCTGCGGAGTTTCCTCGCGCACAAGGGGCGGCTGCTGCTCTCGGCGCTGGCGATCGTCCTGTCCGTGGCCTTCGTCGCGGGCAGTCTGATCTTCTCGGACACGGTCACCCGCACCTTCGACCGCCTCTTCGCCTCCACCTCGGCCGACGTGACCGTGGGCCCGAGGGACGACGACCTGTCGGGGCAGCTGCCGACGGGGGCCGTGCAGACCGTGCCCGCCTCGCTGGCGCAGCGGGTCGCGGGGATCGACGGCGTCGCGGACACCCATGTGGACGCGGCCGTGGAGAACATCACGATCGTCGACAGCGGGAACGAGTCGGTGGGGCCGACGACGGGCGCCCCCACCATCGCCACCAACTGGTACGTCACCGACCGCAGCCCGGTGGAACTGACCAGCGGACACGCGCCCGAGGGTCCCGACCAGGCGCTGCTCGACGCGGACACCGCGAAGAACAAGGACGTGGAGATCGGCGACACCCTGACGGTGCTCGCCCAGCCGGGCTCCTTCGAGGTGAGGATCGTCGGCATCGCCACCTTCACCACCACCAACCCCGGCGCCGCGCTGGTCTTCCTCGACACCCCGACCGCGCAGGCCAGGCTGCTGGGCGACCCCGACGCCGCCACGAGCATCTCGGTGACCGCGGCGCCCGACGTCAGCGACGCACAGTTGAAGCAGCGGATCGCCGACGAACTCGGGCCGCGCACGTACGAGTACCAGACCGCCGACGAGCAGGCCGAGTCGGCCGCGGCCTCGCTCGGCGGCTTCCTCGACGTCATCAAGTACGTGATGCTCGGCTTCGCCGGGATCGCCACGCTCGTCGGGATCTTCCTCATCGTCAACACCTTCTCGATGCTCATCGCCCAGCGCACCCGTGAACTGGGCCTGTTGCGCGCGCTCGGTGCCGACCGGCGGCAGGTGCGGCGGTCGGTGCTCGCCGAGGCGGCGCTGCTCGGCCTGGTGGGGTCGACGCTCGGCCTCGCCGCGGGCATCGGGCTGGCCTTCGGGCTGATCGAGCTCATGGGCCTGCTCGGGATGAACCTGAAGTCCACCGAGATGGTGATCGGCGTGGGCACCCCCGTCGCCGCGTACGTCGTCGGGCTGGGCGTCACCTTCGTGGCGGCCTATCTGCCCGCGCGACGGGCGGCGACCGTGTCGCCGATGGCGGCGCTCTCGGACGCCGAGACCGCCGGAATGGGCCGGCCGCTGCGGGTGCGCGCACTGGTCGGCGGGATCGTCGCCGCGGCCGGTGCCGCCGCGCTCGTGGGGTGCGTGGTGTCGTCGGACACGGGTTCGGCGGCCGCCTTCCTCGGTCTCGGCGTGGTCCTCACACTCGTCGCGACCGTCATCGCGGGACCGCTTCTCGTTCGGCCGGTGATCCGGGTCCTCGGCGGCGCGTTCCCCGCGCTGTTCGGCTCCGTCGGCCGGATGAGCCAGCGCAACGCCCTGCGCAACCCGCGCCGGACCGGGGCCACCGCCGCCGCGCTGATGGTGGGGATCGCGCTGGTCGGCGGTATGTCCGTGGCCAGCGCGTCGATGACCGAGTCGTTCGACGACGAGATCGACAAGACGCTGGGCGCCGACTTCGTCGTCCAGAACCAGAACTTCACGCCCTTCCCACAGGAGGTCACCGACAAGATCCGCGCCACGGAAGGCACCGGCCTCGTCGTACGGCAGCGGTTCACCCCGGTCGCGGTACGGCTGCCGGACGGCGAGCGGGTGGAGACGACCGCCGCGGCCTACGACTCGCGGCTCGACGAGGTCGCGAACGTCACCTACGCCGAGGGCGACAGCGCCGCCGCGCTGGCGGACGGCAGCATCGCCATGGACGTGGAGTTCGCGCGGGACCACGACGTGACGCTCGGCGACACCATTCCCGTGCGGTTCCCCGCCGGGAAGAACGCCGAGCTGCGGGTGGGAGCGCTCACCGACCAGGACACCGCCGACGGCTTCGGGATGCGGGGCGGGCTGTACTTCGGAATGGGCACCATCGAGAAGTACGTGCCCGACGGCCAGGACTCGGCACTGTACGTGAACGCCGCCTCCGGCGTCGGCGCCGACGAGCTGCGGGCGGACCTGGAGCGGACGCTGGAGGCCTATCCGCAGGTGCAGGTCCGTGACCAGGCCGACTACAAGGAGCTGGTCCGCGGCCAGATCGCCGTACTCCTCTATCTGGTCTACGCGTTGCTCGGCCTCGCGATCGTCATCGCGGTGCTCGGCGTGGTCAACACCCTCGCTCTGTCGGTCGTCGAGCGCACCCGTGAGATCGGGCTGCTGCGCGCGATCGGGCTGTCCCGGCGGCAGTTGCGGCGGATGATCCGGCTGGAGTCGGTGGTGATCGCCGTGTTCGGCGCGGTCCTCGGCCTCGCGCTGGGGCTGGTCTGGGGCGTGTGCGTGCAGCAGGTGCTCGCGCTGCAGGGCATGAAGGCACTGGCGATCCCGTGGGGCACGGTCATCGCCGTGGTGATCGGGTCGGCGGTGGTGGGTGTCGTGGCCGCCCTGCTGCCCGCGCTGCGCGCGTCCCGCATGAACGTGCTGGCGGCCATCGCGCACGAATGA
- a CDS encoding ABC transporter ATP-binding protein — protein sequence MSTAAAEHPLGRAEADGVAARARGLTKAYGSGETTVLALDSVDVDIARGRFTAVMGPSGSGKSTLMHCLAGLDTVSAGQVWLGDTEITGLRDRDLTRLRRDRIGFMFQSFNLIPTLNAAENITLPMDIAGKKPDDKWLDQVIDTLGLRDRLGHRPSQLSGGQQQRVACARALASRPELIFADEPTGNLDSRAGLEVLGFLREAVDQLGQTVVMVTHDPGAAAHSDLVLFLADGRIVDRMERPTAEAVLERMRLFAGASPQSPGFDTAGATADAAGAPSDVPTTGPADLDKD from the coding sequence TTGTCCACTGCTGCCGCTGAGCACCCCCTCGGCCGCGCGGAAGCCGACGGCGTCGCCGCCCGCGCCCGGGGCCTGACGAAGGCGTACGGCTCGGGCGAGACGACGGTGCTCGCCCTCGACTCGGTCGACGTGGACATCGCGCGTGGCCGCTTCACCGCGGTCATGGGCCCCTCGGGGTCGGGAAAGTCCACCCTGATGCACTGCCTCGCCGGGCTCGACACCGTGTCGGCCGGGCAGGTGTGGCTCGGGGACACCGAGATCACCGGGCTCAGGGATCGCGATCTGACCCGGCTGCGCCGGGACCGGATCGGGTTCATGTTCCAGTCCTTCAACCTGATCCCCACGCTGAACGCGGCCGAGAACATCACCCTGCCCATGGACATCGCGGGCAAGAAGCCCGACGACAAGTGGCTGGACCAGGTCATCGACACGCTCGGGCTGCGGGACAGGCTGGGGCACCGGCCCTCCCAGCTCTCCGGCGGCCAGCAGCAGCGCGTCGCCTGCGCCCGCGCGCTGGCCTCCCGGCCCGAGCTGATCTTCGCGGACGAGCCGACCGGCAACCTCGACTCCCGGGCCGGGCTCGAAGTGCTCGGCTTCCTGCGCGAGGCCGTCGACCAGCTCGGCCAGACGGTCGTCATGGTCACCCACGATCCGGGCGCCGCCGCCCACTCCGACCTGGTGCTCTTCCTCGCCGACGGGCGGATCGTGGACCGGATGGAGCGTCCTACGGCCGAGGCGGTGCTGGAGCGCATGCGCCTCTTCGCCGGGGCGAGCCCCCAGAGCCCCGGTTTCGACACCGCCGGGGCGACCGCGGACGCGGCGGGCGCACCCAGCGACGTCCCCACGACCGGGCCCGCCGACCTCGACAAGGACTGA
- a CDS encoding toxin-antitoxin system HicB family antitoxin, translated as MAKTQLNVRVDEDTARAARERALERGMSVNRYIEELVRQDTGEAGHTFVESAADFMKQYEAVFVEEFGGELEGRREGRH; from the coding sequence ATGGCCAAGACCCAGCTGAACGTACGGGTGGACGAAGACACCGCCCGAGCCGCCCGAGAGCGGGCCCTGGAGCGCGGGATGAGTGTGAACCGGTACATCGAGGAGCTGGTCAGGCAGGACACCGGCGAAGCGGGCCACACCTTCGTCGAGTCCGCCGCCGACTTCATGAAGCAGTACGAGGCGGTCTTCGTCGAGGAGTTCGGCGGAGAGCTCGAAGGCCGGCGCGAGGGACGTCACTGA
- a CDS encoding fic family toxin-antitoxin system, toxin component, with the protein MSQLRIDLAWLLMVAEQKTPGDPQVADWGALVAAVARHEAQIFDVPVYDTPHARAAALLQLLMHVPALERSNALFASAVAYGYLVASGVKVVTSAEQVRELARLVKSGEATVHDITRELRQWSL; encoded by the coding sequence TTGAGCCAGCTCAGAATCGACCTCGCCTGGCTCCTGATGGTCGCCGAACAGAAGACGCCCGGAGATCCCCAGGTCGCCGACTGGGGCGCCCTCGTCGCGGCCGTCGCCCGCCACGAGGCCCAGATATTCGACGTCCCCGTCTATGACACCCCGCACGCCCGAGCCGCCGCCCTCCTCCAACTCCTCATGCACGTCCCCGCGCTGGAGCGCTCCAACGCGCTGTTCGCCTCCGCCGTCGCCTACGGCTACCTCGTGGCCAGCGGTGTCAAGGTCGTCACCTCCGCCGAGCAGGTGCGCGAACTGGCCAGACTGGTCAAGAGCGGCGAGGCCACCGTGCACGACATCACGCGGGAGTTGCGCCAGTGGAGTCTGTGA
- a CDS encoding class I SAM-dependent methyltransferase has protein sequence MVRAAKDAVHHPVFARFYARLSVSAEPRVGPVRDELLAGLSGRVIEIGAGNGLNFARFPGTVSEVVAIEPERSLRKSALEAALRAEVPVDVVPGVAEALPVKSEAFDAAVVSLALCSVRDVRRSLSEIRRVLRPGGELRFFEHGRGGGRAMRTAQRALDRTVWPLLFGGCHVGRDPVGAIRAAGFEVGTVREILMPEQGPRLPTSYCVVGRARRPGLTDSTGATPA, from the coding sequence ATGGTCCGCGCCGCCAAGGACGCCGTTCACCACCCCGTCTTCGCCCGGTTCTACGCCCGACTGAGCGTGTCGGCGGAGCCGAGGGTGGGGCCCGTACGCGACGAACTGCTCGCCGGGCTCTCGGGGCGGGTCATCGAGATCGGCGCCGGCAACGGCCTGAACTTCGCGCGCTTCCCGGGCACGGTCTCGGAGGTGGTGGCAATCGAACCCGAGCGCTCCCTGCGGAAGTCGGCCCTGGAGGCCGCCCTGCGCGCCGAGGTGCCCGTGGACGTGGTGCCGGGCGTGGCGGAGGCGCTGCCCGTCAAGAGCGAGGCGTTCGACGCGGCGGTGGTGTCGTTGGCACTGTGCAGCGTGCGGGACGTACGGCGCTCGCTGAGCGAGATTCGGCGGGTGCTGCGCCCCGGCGGTGAGCTGCGGTTCTTCGAGCACGGGCGGGGCGGCGGCCGGGCGATGCGTACGGCCCAGCGGGCGCTGGACCGTACGGTGTGGCCGCTGCTGTTCGGCGGCTGCCATGTGGGCCGCGACCCGGTCGGCGCCATCCGGGCCGCCGGGTTCGAGGTCGGGACGGTCCGGGAGATCCTGATGCCCGAGCAGGGGCCCCGGCTGCCCACCTCCTACTGCGTGGTGGGCCGCGCCCGGCGGCCCGGCCTCACAGACTCCACTGGCGCAACTCCCGCGTGA
- a CDS encoding triacylglycerol lipase, with amino-acid sequence MHRRMRRIATALATVTTTLLLSLSFSATPAQAATRDPVVFVHGLSSSSGTWDDWIAYFKADGYTSAELHSWSYDWGKSNVTTAAQLKTKIQSVLASTGASKVDVVVHSMGALSSRYYLKNLGGTAYVDDFVSTAGVNHGTTVAGWCRWLYTSCAEMYTGSSFLTALNSGDETPGGVSYASYWSNCDDALTPDTSAILSGATNVEVGCVAHNEMNNDRGVYEQVRGFIA; translated from the coding sequence ATGCATCGCCGCATGCGCCGTATCGCCACGGCCCTCGCGACCGTGACCACCACGCTCCTTCTGTCGCTCTCGTTCTCCGCGACCCCCGCTCAGGCCGCGACCCGCGACCCCGTCGTCTTCGTGCACGGTCTGAGCAGTTCGTCCGGCACCTGGGACGACTGGATCGCGTACTTCAAGGCGGACGGCTACACCTCCGCCGAGCTGCACTCCTGGTCCTACGACTGGGGCAAGTCCAACGTCACGACGGCCGCGCAGCTCAAGACCAAGATCCAGAGCGTGCTCGCCTCGACGGGCGCCTCCAAGGTCGACGTGGTCGTCCACTCGATGGGCGCGCTCAGCTCCCGCTACTACCTCAAGAACCTCGGCGGGACGGCCTACGTCGACGACTTCGTCTCCACGGCCGGGGTGAACCACGGGACGACCGTGGCCGGTTGGTGCCGGTGGCTCTACACGTCCTGTGCCGAGATGTACACCGGCAGCTCGTTCCTGACCGCGCTCAACTCCGGTGACGAGACCCCGGGCGGTGTGTCGTACGCCAGCTACTGGTCGAACTGCGACGACGCGCTCACGCCGGACACCTCCGCGATCCTGAGCGGCGCGACGAACGTCGAGGTCGGCTGTGTCGCGCACAACGAGATGAACAACGACAGGGGGGTCTACGAGCAGGTCCGGGGCTTCATCGCCTGA
- a CDS encoding LuxR C-terminal-related transcriptional regulator, whose protein sequence is MGVVTPVNPPHHPHRSPPSPLHVWSSPDTASAAVPTLSEGVRVRLLHAAHGDPWAAAELAAALTHRQATGLDPLPAEPLTLAPALLRAHRRDVRALPDDTRFLLLLAAADQHPVPTHAYARAVTAARLDTRPLDTAEAAGLAHPTAQGVVFRDAWTRIAVYESASMADRREAHRLLAAVLSDEGERPGRSWHRAAAALGPSRRLAAELRLAARVARAIGGDPALASALAERAATLTPEPAERTPLFALAAAEAWRSGDGDRARRLVAATDDDALGGLLALRAGNAAEAFDALLTATVRHGGDHASDTAAHLLARATEAAIYTGDLRRCREAAAVAGELGILPSSTLGALAAAFEGRYDDARDVLEATAGRCGPGGDPTQLIHAGIAALLLGDHTRAFTATARAAASARARGETVTVPQAMEFRAYAEFWTGRPKAAEAAAVDALRLAYATGQDNGACHLQAALAMFAAVTGDEQVCRERAESARAYALERGLGLPAALAMFALAFLDLSTGRYAASAARLRALAGFGPGHGHRAIRHLATPHYVEAAVRTGDTRVARAAHADYDRWARTVRSADDLALSARCRALLATGKEAVEHFRTALDLHASGTRDFERARTELLFGSALRRLRDRTEARDRLHSALEAFEYFGSPHCAVQARAELRALGERAAVTPGGEDLATRLTAQQLLIARMAADGATNREIAARLQLSPRTIDHHLRGVFSRLGIRSRIELVRLLGEGDARG, encoded by the coding sequence ATGGGTGTGGTGACTCCGGTGAACCCCCCACACCATCCGCATCGCTCGCCACCGTCCCCCCTGCACGTGTGGTCGAGCCCGGACACAGCGTCGGCCGCCGTGCCCACGCTGTCCGAAGGCGTGCGCGTACGCCTGCTGCACGCCGCACACGGCGATCCGTGGGCCGCCGCGGAACTCGCCGCCGCCCTGACCCACCGCCAGGCCACGGGCCTCGACCCGCTCCCCGCCGAGCCCCTGACGCTGGCCCCCGCCCTGCTGCGGGCCCACCGGCGCGACGTACGGGCCCTGCCCGACGACACCCGGTTCCTGCTGCTCCTCGCCGCCGCCGACCAGCATCCGGTCCCCACGCACGCCTACGCACGGGCCGTCACGGCGGCCCGGCTCGACACCCGCCCCCTCGACACGGCGGAGGCGGCGGGCCTCGCGCACCCCACGGCCCAGGGCGTCGTCTTCCGTGACGCGTGGACGAGGATCGCCGTGTACGAGTCCGCGTCCATGGCCGACCGGCGCGAGGCCCACCGCCTCCTTGCCGCCGTCCTGAGCGACGAGGGTGAGAGACCCGGCCGCTCCTGGCACCGGGCCGCCGCCGCCCTCGGACCCAGCCGCCGCCTCGCCGCCGAACTCCGCCTGGCGGCACGGGTGGCACGTGCCATCGGCGGCGACCCGGCCCTGGCCTCCGCCCTCGCCGAACGCGCCGCCACGCTCACCCCCGAACCGGCCGAACGCACGCCCCTGTTCGCCCTGGCCGCCGCCGAGGCCTGGCGGTCCGGCGACGGCGACCGGGCCCGCCGCCTGGTCGCCGCCACCGACGACGACGCCCTCGGCGGCCTCCTCGCCCTCCGCGCCGGCAACGCCGCCGAAGCCTTCGACGCCCTGCTCACCGCCACGGTCCGGCACGGCGGCGACCACGCCTCGGACACGGCCGCCCATCTGCTGGCACGGGCCACCGAGGCCGCCATCTACACCGGGGACCTCCGCCGCTGCCGCGAGGCCGCCGCCGTCGCCGGCGAACTCGGCATCCTCCCGTCGAGCACCCTCGGCGCGCTCGCCGCCGCCTTCGAGGGCCGTTACGACGACGCCCGCGACGTCCTCGAAGCCACCGCCGGACGCTGCGGGCCCGGGGGTGACCCCACCCAGCTGATCCACGCCGGGATCGCCGCCCTGCTCCTCGGCGACCACACCCGCGCCTTCACCGCCACCGCCCGCGCCGCCGCCTCGGCCCGCGCCCGGGGCGAGACCGTGACCGTGCCGCAGGCCATGGAGTTCCGGGCGTACGCCGAGTTCTGGACCGGACGTCCCAAGGCCGCCGAGGCCGCCGCCGTGGACGCCCTGCGCCTGGCGTACGCCACCGGGCAGGACAACGGGGCCTGCCATCTCCAGGCCGCGCTCGCGATGTTCGCGGCCGTGACCGGCGACGAGCAGGTCTGCCGGGAGCGCGCCGAGTCGGCCCGCGCGTACGCCCTGGAACGCGGACTCGGACTGCCCGCCGCGCTCGCCATGTTCGCCCTCGCCTTCCTCGACCTCAGCACCGGCCGCTACGCCGCCTCGGCCGCCCGGCTGCGCGCCCTCGCCGGCTTCGGCCCCGGACACGGGCACCGGGCCATCCGGCACCTCGCCACCCCGCACTACGTCGAAGCCGCCGTCCGCACCGGCGACACCCGTGTGGCCCGCGCCGCGCACGCCGACTACGACCGCTGGGCCCGCACCGTCCGCAGCGCCGACGACCTCGCCCTCAGCGCCCGCTGCCGCGCCCTGCTCGCCACCGGGAAGGAAGCCGTCGAGCACTTCCGCACGGCTCTGGACCTGCATGCCTCCGGCACCCGCGACTTCGAACGCGCCCGCACCGAACTGCTCTTCGGCAGCGCCCTGCGCCGGCTCCGCGACCGCACCGAGGCCCGCGACCGCCTCCACAGCGCCCTGGAGGCCTTCGAGTACTTCGGCTCCCCGCACTGCGCCGTCCAGGCCCGCGCCGAACTCCGGGCCCTGGGGGAGCGCGCCGCCGTGACACCCGGCGGCGAGGACCTCGCCACCCGCCTCACGGCCCAGCAACTCCTGATCGCCCGCATGGCCGCCGACGGTGCCACCAACCGGGAGATCGCCGCCCGCCTGCAACTCAGCCCTCGCACGATCGACCACCATCTGCGGGGCGTGTTCTCCCGGTTGGGTATCAGGTCGAGGATCGAGTTGGTACGGCTGCTGGGGGAGGGCGATGCCCGCGGCTGA
- the bioD gene encoding dethiobiotin synthase, giving the protein MTVLVITGTGTEVGKTVTTAAVAAVALASGRSVAVLKPAQTGVRPDERGDAAEVARLAGAATARELARYPEPLAPATAARRSRLPPVRPEDVAEAAAKLAVEHDLVLVEGAGGLLVRFDEEGGTLADAARSLGAPVLLVASAGLGTLNTTELTARELAVRGVRLTGVVIGSWPKAPDLASRCNLTDLPVVAGAPLLGAVPAGAGALEPVGFRAAAGNWLAPTLGGTWDAGAFTAREIAKALPRCP; this is encoded by the coding sequence ATGACGGTCCTGGTGATCACGGGGACGGGCACGGAGGTCGGCAAGACGGTCACCACGGCGGCCGTCGCGGCGGTGGCCCTCGCGTCCGGCCGGTCCGTGGCCGTCCTCAAGCCCGCGCAGACCGGTGTACGGCCGGACGAGCGTGGTGACGCGGCCGAGGTGGCCCGGCTCGCGGGCGCCGCCACGGCTCGTGAACTCGCCCGCTATCCCGAACCGTTGGCCCCCGCGACGGCCGCCCGGCGGTCCCGGCTCCCGCCGGTGCGGCCCGAGGACGTCGCCGAGGCGGCGGCCAAGCTGGCCGTCGAACACGACCTGGTGCTGGTCGAGGGCGCGGGCGGGCTGCTCGTACGGTTCGACGAGGAGGGCGGCACGCTGGCGGACGCCGCGCGGTCGCTCGGCGCTCCCGTGCTGCTGGTCGCCTCGGCGGGACTGGGCACCCTGAACACGACCGAGCTGACGGCCCGTGAACTCGCCGTGCGAGGGGTGCGGTTGACGGGCGTCGTCATCGGCAGCTGGCCGAAGGCCCCGGATCTGGCGTCCCGTTGCAACCTCACCGACCTTCCGGTGGTCGCCGGGGCTCCACTGCTGGGGGCGGTGCCGGCGGGGGCGGGGGCGTTGGAGCCGGTTGGCTTCCGGGCGGCGGCGGGAAACTGGCTGGCGCCGACGCTCGGTGGTACGTGGGACGCCGGGGCCTTCACCGCGCGGGAGATCGCGAAAGCCCTCCCCCGTTGCCCCTGA
- a CDS encoding adenosylmethionine--8-amino-7-oxononanoate transaminase: MPDLPHPTVPELLELDRRHVWHPYGPMPGRREPLVVESASGVRLKLTDGSGELVDGMSSWWSAIHGYNHPVLNEAAREQLGRMSHVMFGGLTHEPAVRLAKHLVDMAPEGLEHVFLADSGSVSVEVAVKMCLQHWRSLGRPGKRRLLTWRGGYHGDTWQPMSVCDPEGGMHELWQGVLPRQVFVDAPPADYEESYAELLRAAIERHADELAAVIVEPVVQGAGGMRFHSPAYLRVLREACDAHDVLLVFDEIATGFGRTGALFAADHAAVTPDVMCVGKALTGGYMTMAAALCTARVAEGISRGEVPVLAHGPTFMGNPLAAAVACASIELLLGQDWLAEVERIGRGLREGLAPARDVPGVKDVRVLGAIGVVQLDHAVDMEAATSAAVREGVWLRPFRDLVYTMPPYVTGDEDVARIARAVRAAATEG, translated from the coding sequence ATGCCTGACCTGCCCCACCCGACCGTGCCCGAGCTGCTGGAACTCGACCGGCGGCACGTGTGGCATCCGTACGGGCCCATGCCCGGCCGGCGGGAACCGCTCGTCGTGGAGTCCGCGAGCGGGGTCCGGCTGAAGCTCACCGACGGCTCGGGCGAGCTGGTGGACGGCATGTCGTCCTGGTGGTCGGCGATCCACGGCTACAACCACCCGGTGCTCAACGAGGCGGCGCGCGAACAGCTGGGGCGGATGAGTCACGTCATGTTCGGCGGGCTCACCCATGAGCCCGCCGTGCGGCTGGCGAAACACCTGGTCGACATGGCGCCCGAAGGTCTGGAGCATGTCTTCCTCGCCGACTCGGGGTCGGTCTCCGTCGAGGTCGCGGTCAAGATGTGCCTGCAGCACTGGCGTTCGCTCGGCCGCCCCGGCAAACGGCGCCTGCTCACCTGGCGCGGCGGCTACCACGGCGACACCTGGCAGCCGATGTCGGTGTGCGACCCCGAGGGCGGGATGCACGAGCTGTGGCAGGGCGTCCTGCCCCGGCAGGTGTTCGTGGACGCGCCGCCGGCGGACTACGAGGAGTCCTACGCGGAGCTGCTGCGCGCGGCGATCGAGCGGCACGCGGACGAACTGGCCGCCGTGATCGTGGAGCCGGTGGTGCAGGGCGCGGGCGGGATGCGGTTCCACTCCCCCGCCTATCTGCGGGTGCTGCGCGAGGCGTGCGACGCGCATGACGTGCTGCTGGTGTTCGACGAGATCGCCACCGGGTTCGGGCGTACGGGCGCACTGTTCGCGGCGGACCACGCGGCGGTGACGCCGGACGTGATGTGCGTCGGCAAGGCGCTGACAGGCGGCTATATGACCATGGCGGCTGCCCTGTGCACCGCCCGGGTGGCCGAGGGCATCTCGCGGGGCGAGGTGCCGGTGCTGGCCCACGGGCCCACCTTCATGGGCAATCCACTGGCGGCGGCCGTCGCCTGTGCGTCGATCGAGCTGCTGCTGGGCCAGGACTGGCTCGCGGAGGTCGAGCGGATCGGGAGGGGACTGCGGGAGGGGCTGGCACCGGCTCGCGACGTGCCGGGGGTGAAGGACGTACGCGTCCTCGGCGCCATCGGCGTGGTCCAGCTCGACCACGCGGTGGACATGGAGGCGGCCACCTCCGCCGCCGTGCGCGAGGGCGTGTGGCTACGACCGTTCCGCGATCTCGTCTACACGATGCCGCCGTACGTCACGGGCGACGAGGACGTGGCACGGATCGCCCGCGCGGTGCGCGCGGCGGCGACGGAGGGATGA